A window from Malania oleifera isolate guangnan ecotype guangnan chromosome 7, ASM2987363v1, whole genome shotgun sequence encodes these proteins:
- the LOC131159962 gene encoding thioredoxin H9, which yields MGHCFSKKLNDGDGSDDNVEFSGGNVHLITTTESWNEKISEAKREGQIVVANFTASWCGPCRMIAPFYRELSEKYTALMFLTVDVDELPEFSTSWDIKATPTFFFLRDGQQIDKLVGANKPELQKKMTAIVDSSTLTPCQK from the exons AAATTGAACGATGGAGATGGTTCAGATGATAATGTCGAGTTTTCTGGTGGAAATGTGCACCTCATTACAACCACAGAAAGTTGGAATGAAAAGATTTCAGAAGCAAAAAGGGAGGGCCAGATT GTAGTTGCAAATTTCACTGCATCATGGTGTGGTCCCTGCAGAATGATTGCACCATTCTACCGTGAGCTATCTGAGAAATACACTGCTCTGATGTTCTTAACAGTTGATGTTGATGAACTACCT GAATTCAGTACTTCGTGGGATATTAAAGCCACTCCAACCTTCTTCTTCCTTAGAGATGGGCAGCAAATAGACAAGCTCGTGGGGGCCAACAAACCAGAGCTACAGAAGAAGATGACTGCCATTGTAGATTCATCCACCCTAACCCCATGTCAAAAATGA